Proteins from one Verrucomicrobiota bacterium genomic window:
- a CDS encoding fibronectin type III domain-containing protein, translating into MTCFNFLRLLTLSVLVAAPLGAATLSFNNSGDFDNQFTRNSGTGENRYEEIASVGVGGSRALQRSSSGSETISYAKNNPLGSLANTASVSLRFKYSTNSTGSGGVPLFFGITTNVNFVGTETNNPSDDYFGVDLSQRLTGSNESKIVLFNGNNGTRSVTVDSGFENLTPGWYEIEISLEQESDLFDLAVAMHRLSLDGLNRITEDVVTAAVSSLTNSDLLSASNLYFYFGGSDTFTRGVEVIDEIVYLGIENPETLTAPSNLIAGAISESQIDISWVDNSDNETNFRVERRQGTGKWSELVVLPANTSSYSDSGLSIETNYSYRVLAFNSIVSSNLSNEATATTSGAPIPNPPSELVASAFSLTQVDLSWTDNSNNETSFRIERKIGGGAFSKLIDIDGNLENYSDTGLTPDTTYTYRIFAENVNGLSAPSNEVSITTPNSPIPVAPSNLRLTDSNLVQVSLAWDDNSNDELGFRIQRKSSGGEYEQIAELPAGTTTFDDTEVNELGDYRYRVVSFNTNGASSFSNRVNIVLPFIAPSNLTAQAFLTPRWKLHGRVIR; encoded by the coding sequence ATGACTTGTTTCAATTTTCTTAGATTATTGACACTTTCCGTATTGGTTGCAGCTCCCCTCGGGGCGGCAACTCTTTCGTTTAATAACTCTGGAGATTTTGATAATCAATTCACTAGAAATTCCGGGACAGGCGAAAATCGATATGAAGAAATTGCTTCGGTTGGTGTTGGTGGAAGTCGTGCCCTACAACGATCATCGAGTGGTTCCGAAACCATCTCGTATGCTAAAAATAATCCGCTTGGGAGTTTAGCGAATACAGCGAGTGTGTCTCTTCGCTTTAAATATTCGACCAACTCAACTGGTAGTGGCGGAGTCCCTCTCTTTTTTGGTATCACAACGAATGTCAATTTTGTTGGGACCGAAACAAATAATCCGTCCGACGACTATTTTGGCGTTGATCTCTCCCAGCGTCTTACGGGATCCAATGAGTCGAAAATAGTTTTGTTTAATGGAAATAATGGCACAAGATCAGTGACAGTCGATTCTGGCTTCGAAAACCTTACTCCGGGTTGGTATGAAATCGAAATCTCCTTGGAACAGGAGTCTGATTTATTCGATCTTGCGGTAGCCATGCATCGTTTATCTTTAGATGGCTTGAACAGGATTACTGAAGATGTTGTTACAGCTGCCGTTTCGAGTCTCACAAATAGTGACTTGTTAAGTGCAAGTAACCTATACTTTTATTTCGGAGGTTCGGACACCTTTACTCGAGGCGTTGAAGTAATTGATGAAATTGTATATTTAGGAATTGAGAATCCCGAAACCTTAACTGCCCCAAGCAATCTCATCGCGGGTGCAATTTCTGAAAGTCAAATTGATATTTCCTGGGTCGATAATTCTGATAATGAAACCAACTTTCGAGTTGAAAGGCGCCAAGGTACAGGAAAATGGAGTGAGCTCGTCGTTTTGCCAGCTAACACAAGCAGCTATTCTGATTCGGGGCTTTCGATAGAAACGAATTATTCTTATCGGGTTTTGGCATTTAATTCAATCGTTAGCTCTAACTTAAGCAATGAGGCTACGGCAACGACTTCAGGTGCTCCAATTCCAAACCCACCTTCTGAATTGGTGGCGTCGGCTTTTTCTTTGACCCAAGTGGATCTTTCCTGGACCGATAATTCTAATAACGAGACAAGCTTTCGGATTGAGAGAAAAATCGGAGGTGGGGCTTTTTCAAAACTGATTGATATCGATGGAAATCTTGAAAACTATTCGGATACCGGGCTTACTCCAGATACAACCTATACCTACCGAATTTTTGCTGAAAATGTAAATGGATTATCTGCTCCCAGTAATGAAGTCTCAATTACTACTCCAAACTCTCCCATCCCTGTTGCTCCGTCGAATCTTCGTTTAACTGATTCAAACCTGGTTCAAGTTTCCCTGGCGTGGGATGATAATTCTAACGATGAGCTTGGATTTCGAATTCAAAGAAAATCATCTGGAGGCGAATATGAGCAAATCGCCGAATTGCCAGCTGGCACTACAACTTTCGATGACACAGAAGTTAACGAGCTTGGAGATTACAGATATCGTGTTGTTTCATTTAATACAAACGGAGCATCCAGTTTTAGCAATCGAGTTAATATTGTCCTGCCTTTCATTGCTCCCAGCAATTTAACTGCACAGGCATTTCTAACTCCCAGGTGGAAATTGCATGGGAGAGTAATTCGATGA